The following proteins are co-located in the bacterium genome:
- the ccmA gene encoding heme ABC exporter ATP-binding protein CcmA, whose amino-acid sequence MGSATAAAAAAPPALQVERLGKRFDRTAAVQAVSCAVPPGQAVLLLGHNGAGKTTLLRLCATLLSPSEGRVRIGGLDAGEHGSAARRQLAVLGHESFLYPDLTAHENLTFYARLYRLADPAARVEAQIDRFALRGWAHRPVRTLSRGMLQRCALARVLLHDPRLLLLDEPFTGLDAAARELLCGELRAAHARGAAVLMSTHDVPLGASLCERALVLARGRLVADLPIAAGDADRLDVEVRRHAGTSS is encoded by the coding sequence GTGGGATCCGCCACCGCCGCCGCGGCCGCGGCGCCGCCGGCCCTGCAGGTCGAGCGCCTCGGCAAGCGCTTCGACCGCACCGCGGCCGTCCAGGCGGTGAGCTGCGCCGTGCCGCCCGGTCAGGCGGTGCTGCTCCTCGGTCACAACGGCGCCGGCAAGACCACGCTGCTCCGCCTCTGCGCGACGCTGCTCAGCCCGAGCGAGGGACGGGTGCGCATCGGCGGCCTCGACGCCGGCGAGCACGGCAGCGCCGCGCGCCGGCAGCTCGCCGTGCTCGGCCACGAGAGCTTTCTCTATCCCGACCTCACGGCGCACGAGAACCTGACCTTCTACGCCCGCCTCTACCGTCTCGCCGATCCCGCCGCGCGGGTCGAGGCGCAGATCGACCGCTTCGCCCTGCGCGGCTGGGCGCACCGTCCGGTGCGCACCCTGTCGCGCGGCATGCTGCAGCGTTGCGCCCTGGCGCGCGTGCTGCTGCACGACCCGCGGCTGCTGCTGCTCGACGAACCGTTCACCGGACTCGACGCGGCGGCGCGCGAGCTGCTGTGCGGCGAGTTGCGCGCCGCCCACGCCCGCGGCGCGGCGGTGCTGATGAGCACCCACGACGTGCCGCTCGGCGCGTCGCTGTGCGAGCGCGCCCTGGTGCTGGCCCGCGGCCGCCTGGTCGCCGACCTGCCGATCGCCGCCGGCGACGCCGACCGCCTCGACGTCGAGGTCCGCCGCCACGCCGGCACCTCGA
- a CDS encoding 1-acyl-sn-glycerol-3-phosphate acyltransferase, producing MFAQPRGGSRGDTADHSLLSFAAQHPLRYLWGLAADAWIAVSTIVIGMTAIAGTFITRRPWVIDTMGRLWSRGIVRACGIDLEVVGLERLQPGRSYILVSNHLSNFDIWCTLARMPFVVRFVAKKELLKIPVFGWALGMSGHIVIDRGDPQSAIARINAAAERTEQGIGLLFYAEGTRSRDGRVHEFKKGGVSLAVSTQLPVVPMSVSGTRKFLPRGCAVIRPGGRVRIVLGEPIPTTGLTYADRDALNERVRRVVVSNFVEELV from the coding sequence ATGTTCGCACAGCCGCGAGGCGGAAGCCGCGGCGACACAGCCGATCACTCGCTGCTGTCCTTCGCCGCGCAGCACCCCCTGCGCTATCTCTGGGGCCTCGCAGCCGACGCCTGGATCGCCGTCTCGACGATCGTGATCGGCATGACGGCGATCGCTGGCACGTTCATCACCCGGCGGCCGTGGGTGATCGACACCATGGGCCGGCTGTGGAGCCGCGGCATCGTGCGCGCCTGCGGCATCGACCTCGAGGTGGTCGGCCTGGAGCGTCTGCAGCCCGGGCGGAGCTACATTCTCGTCAGCAACCACCTGAGCAACTTCGACATCTGGTGCACGCTGGCCCGCATGCCCTTCGTGGTCCGTTTCGTCGCCAAGAAGGAGCTGTTGAAGATACCCGTCTTCGGCTGGGCGCTCGGCATGAGCGGCCACATCGTCATCGACCGCGGCGACCCGCAGTCGGCGATTGCCCGCATCAATGCCGCCGCCGAACGCACCGAGCAGGGCATCGGCCTCCTCTTCTACGCCGAGGGGACGCGCAGTCGCGATGGCAGGGTGCACGAATTCAAGAAGGGCGGCGTCAGCCTGGCGGTCAGCACCCAACTGCCGGTGGTGCCGATGAGCGTCAGCGGCACCCGCAAGTTCTTGCCCCGCGGCTGCGCCGTGATCCGCCCCGGGGGCCGGGTGCGCATCGTGCTCGGCGAGCCGATCCCCACCACCGGGCTCACCTACGCCGATCGCGACGCGCTGAACGAGCGCGTGCGCCGCGTGGTGGTGAGCAACTTCGTCGAAGAGCTCGTCTGA
- a CDS encoding RNA-binding protein, with protein sequence MGRKLYIGNLSFTATEDELRDYFAQAGTPESVAIIKDRLTGKSRGFGFVEMSSDSEAAQAIEKLDGKDFKGRPLKINEARAREGGGGGGRSGGYSAGRH encoded by the coding sequence ATGGGCCGGAAGCTCTACATCGGAAATCTGTCGTTCACGGCGACGGAGGACGAACTGAGGGACTACTTCGCGCAGGCCGGAACGCCGGAGTCGGTGGCGATCATCAAGGACCGCCTGACCGGGAAATCGCGCGGGTTCGGGTTCGTCGAGATGAGCAGCGACAGCGAGGCCGCGCAGGCGATCGAGAAGCTCGACGGCAAGGACTTCAAGGGACGCCCGCTGAAGATCAACGAGGCCCGCGCGCGCGAGGGCGGCGGCGGCGGCGGGCGGAGCGGCGGCTATTCGGCCGGCCGGCACTGA
- the thiC gene encoding phosphomethylpyrimidine synthase ThiC — protein MRRVAERENTTGERIRAEVARGRLVIPANLRHLAGSAGAAPTAAPPAIAAPRSGHPGARANAHLWVNQTVTQRAHQLDDATALRGERAPRRLDPTGIGRMISTKINANIGASPVSSTTDEEVEKLRWAQRFGADTVMDLSTGGALADCRQAIIDHSTVPIGTVPIYSMIIGRRIEDLTHDMILAEIERQAQQGVDYFTIHAGVLREHLPLLRSRITGIVSRGGSLLAKWMIHHGRQNPMYELFDEISAIMRQYDVTYSLGDGLRPGCLADASDAAQLAELHVLGELVQRARAAGVQAMVEGPGHVPLDQIAFNMQLQQRVCDDAPFYVLGPLVTDVFPGYDHITSAIGASEAARAGAAMLCYVTPKEHVGLPKAEDVKAGCIAYKIAAHAGDIARGIDGARQWDDDLSRARAALNWPKQFELAFDGDTARALHDEDLTVDTDFCAMCGHDWCSLRISKEIAELASGKDPGFQPTRPAMPSPGVSADGRALLAQRAVALPIVGERRACHSEIAPDDQQAREIQQQAVRVH, from the coding sequence ATGCGCCGCGTGGCGGAACGGGAGAACACGACCGGGGAGCGCATCCGCGCCGAGGTGGCGCGCGGTCGGCTGGTGATCCCCGCCAACCTCCGGCACCTCGCCGGCAGCGCCGGCGCCGCGCCGACCGCCGCGCCGCCGGCCATCGCGGCGCCGCGCAGCGGCCATCCGGGGGCGCGCGCCAACGCCCACCTGTGGGTCAACCAGACGGTGACCCAGCGCGCCCACCAGCTCGACGACGCCACCGCGCTGCGCGGCGAACGCGCCCCCCGGCGCCTCGACCCGACCGGCATCGGGCGCATGATCAGCACCAAGATCAACGCCAACATCGGCGCCTCGCCGGTCTCGAGCACCACCGACGAGGAGGTCGAGAAGCTGCGCTGGGCGCAGCGCTTCGGCGCCGACACGGTGATGGACCTGTCGACCGGCGGCGCGCTGGCCGACTGCCGGCAGGCGATCATCGATCACAGCACGGTGCCGATCGGCACCGTGCCCATCTACAGCATGATCATCGGCCGTCGGATCGAGGACCTCACCCACGACATGATCCTGGCCGAGATCGAGCGGCAGGCGCAGCAGGGTGTCGACTACTTCACCATCCACGCCGGCGTCCTGCGCGAGCATCTGCCGCTACTGCGCAGCCGCATCACCGGCATCGTCTCGCGCGGCGGCTCGCTGCTCGCCAAGTGGATGATCCACCACGGCAGGCAGAACCCGATGTACGAGCTCTTCGACGAGATCAGCGCCATCATGCGCCAGTACGACGTCACCTACTCGCTCGGCGACGGCCTGCGACCGGGCTGCCTCGCCGACGCCTCGGACGCGGCGCAGCTCGCCGAGCTGCACGTCCTCGGCGAGTTGGTGCAGCGCGCCCGCGCCGCCGGCGTCCAGGCGATGGTCGAGGGCCCCGGACACGTGCCGCTCGACCAGATCGCGTTCAACATGCAGCTCCAGCAGCGGGTCTGCGACGACGCGCCCTTCTACGTGCTCGGCCCGCTGGTCACCGACGTCTTCCCCGGCTACGACCACATCACCAGCGCCATCGGGGCCAGCGAAGCGGCGCGCGCCGGCGCCGCCATGCTCTGCTACGTCACGCCGAAGGAGCACGTCGGCCTGCCCAAGGCCGAGGACGTGAAGGCCGGCTGCATCGCCTACAAGATCGCCGCCCACGCCGGCGACATCGCGCGCGGCATCGACGGCGCCCGGCAATGGGACGACGATCTGTCGCGCGCCCGCGCCGCCCTCAACTGGCCGAAGCAGTTCGAGCTGGCCTTCGACGGCGACACCGCACGCGCCCTGCACGACGAGGACCTCACGGTCGATACCGACTTCTGCGCCATGTGCGGCCACGACTGGTGCAGCCTCCGCATCTCCAAGGAGATCGCCGAGCTCGCCAGCGGCAAGGATCCTGGCTTCCAACCGACGCGGCCGGCCATGCCCAGCCCCGGAGTGAGCGCCGACGGCCGCGCCCTGCTCGCCCAGCGCGCCGTCGCCCTGCCGATCGTCGGCGAGCGCCGCGCCTGCCACAGCGAGATCGCCCCCGACGACCAGCAGGCCCGCGAGATCCAGCAGCAGGCGGTCCGCGTCCACTAG
- a CDS encoding quinone-dependent dihydroorotate dehydrogenase — MLYEVARPLLFQLPPEAAHHLAFRALAAWQALLQRRSPATPAADPLLAQELWGLRFAHPLGLAAGFDKNGALPHVWPALGFAFAELGTVTARPQPGNPRPRLFRLPAERALINRLGFNNHGAEAVAAALRARCAGGRPPIPLGINLGKSKVAPLERAAEDYCASLRALHGLADYLVLNVSSPNTPGLRDLQAEAQLAPLLAAVQAENRRLAASAGTAPRPLLLKIAPDLADDALPPLIAVVRAHGVAGIIATNTTVDRAALGHGHPLAGEAGGLSGPPLRARATAVVRAVYRETGGALPIIGVGGIASGADAYEKIRAGASLVQAYTGFIYGGPGFAARVVAELRELLHRDGFAAVAQAVGVDANRTP, encoded by the coding sequence ATGCTCTACGAGGTCGCCCGCCCGTTGCTGTTCCAGCTCCCGCCCGAGGCGGCCCACCACCTGGCGTTCCGCGCCCTCGCGGCGTGGCAGGCGCTGTTGCAGCGGCGGTCGCCGGCGACCCCCGCCGCCGATCCGCTGCTGGCGCAGGAGCTCTGGGGCCTGCGCTTCGCGCACCCGCTCGGGCTCGCGGCGGGATTCGACAAGAACGGCGCGCTGCCACACGTCTGGCCGGCCCTCGGCTTCGCCTTCGCCGAGCTCGGCACGGTGACGGCGCGGCCGCAGCCCGGCAACCCGCGACCGCGGCTCTTCCGCCTGCCCGCCGAACGGGCGTTGATCAACCGCCTCGGCTTCAACAACCACGGCGCCGAGGCGGTGGCCGCCGCGCTGCGCGCCCGCTGCGCCGGCGGTCGGCCGCCGATCCCGCTCGGCATCAACCTCGGCAAGTCCAAGGTGGCGCCGCTCGAGCGCGCCGCCGAGGACTACTGTGCCAGCCTGCGCGCGCTGCACGGCCTCGCCGACTACCTGGTGCTCAACGTCAGCTCGCCCAACACGCCCGGACTGCGCGACCTGCAGGCCGAGGCGCAACTGGCGCCGCTCCTCGCCGCCGTGCAGGCCGAGAATCGACGGTTGGCGGCCAGCGCCGGCACGGCGCCGCGGCCGCTGCTGCTCAAGATCGCGCCCGACCTCGCCGACGACGCGCTGCCACCGCTCATCGCGGTCGTGCGCGCCCACGGCGTCGCCGGCATCATCGCCACCAACACGACCGTCGACCGCGCCGCGCTGGGCCACGGCCATCCCCTCGCCGGCGAGGCCGGCGGCCTGAGCGGCCCGCCGTTGCGCGCCCGCGCCACCGCCGTCGTCCGCGCCGTCTATCGCGAGACCGGCGGCGCCCTGCCGATCATCGGCGTCGGCGGGATCGCCAGCGGCGCCGATGCCTACGAGAAGATCCGCGCCGGCGCGTCGCTGGTGCAGGCCTACACGGGCTTCATCTACGGCGGCCCCGGCTTCGCGGCGCGCGTCGTCGCCGAGCTGCGGGAGCTCCTGCATCGCGACGGCTTCGCCGCCGTCGCGCAGGCGGTGGGCGTCGATGCCAACCGCACGCCTTGA